The DNA sequence AGTTCAATGAAAAAGCCGACAGGTATGATCCAAAGTTTGAAAAGGGATTGAAGTTATAGATGTTGCACAGTTGAGAGAAGCAGTGTGGTCTCACTTCATTAAGCATGGTGCACCTTCTATTGTTCTAAAAATGAATGAGAAATGGAAGATTAGTGCAAGGTGTGAGAAAAACTATCCATGGATACTTCTAGGATGTATAATGAAGATTCAATGTAAGTGAAAACCTATGTTGGGAAATATGAATGTCCGAGGATTTGGAGGGAAAATCCTGGGAAAATCCTAACTGCAAAGTGGCATGGCTTGTGAAGAGGTATGTGGACAAGTTCAGACTCAACCCAAGCATGCCCATCATTGCATTTATGGAGACAATGAAGGAGGAAAGAATGGTTAAGATAAATCTCAAGACAGCCTACAAAGTAAGAGCACAGTGTTTGAAAATCCTTGAAATGATGAGTAACGTGGATCGGTACAAAAAGTTATTGGAGTACTATGATGAACTTAGGAGGACAAACCTGGGTAGTACAGTTCAAAGAAAGGTGCTGCCCCTATGATGATGCTCATATGATATTTCAAAGGATTTATATTTGTTTGGGGGCTTGCAAAAATGGATTTAAGAATAGATGTAGGCAGCTTGTAGGGTTGGATGATTGCCACTTGAAGGGAGTGTTCAAGGGCCAGTTATTGTCTGTAGTGGGAATGGATGCAAATAACCAAACTTAGGTTATTGCATATGCCATAATAGAGGTTGAGAACAAAGACAATTGGGTTTGGTTTCTGGAACTGCTAGCTACTGACTTAGGAATTGTGAACCAGTGTACTTGGACTTTCATTTCTAACAAACAAAATGGTTTAATACCAGCTTTTGAGAAGGTGCTACCTAATTGTAATCATCGGTTCTGTGTTAGGAACTTATACACCAACTACAAGGCATATAGGTTTAAAGGGAAATGGTTAAACGATGCCTTGTGGAATGCTGCCAAGGCAACAACCATTGTTGATTTTAGAGAGAGTATGGCTGAGGTGAATAGGCTGAATGTCGAAGCTTATAAATGGTTGGTGAAGAGACTAGCCTTGCATTAGAGCAGGTCACACTTTGAGACACATACTTAGTGTGACATTCTCTTAAACAACCACTGTGAGAGCTTCAATTCTTTTATCCTAAGATCTAGGGACAAGCCTGTTATTACCATGCTGGAAACTGTAAGAGTTTTATTGATGAAGAATATATGGTTGAAAAGATATGCAATGAGGAAGGGTAAAAGAGCTATCTGCCCAAAAATCCAAAAGAAGTTGGAGGAGTATAAACTGAAAAGCTCACACACTATAACAACATGGTCTGGagtataaaaatttgaagtggATGAAGGCAAAGGCAATATATTTGTGGTGGATACGAATGGGTGCACTTGCTCATGCAGAAGATAGGATTTGACAGACTTTCCTTGCATACATGGTTGCAAGCTTTCCTTGCATACATTTCCTCTTGTTACAAGAAGGAAAAGTACTTTGAAGCTTACGAAAACTTGATTAAACCCGTTCAAGGCATGAAATTTTGGGAACCATCTGAAAACAACTGCATTATTCCTCCAACTTTTAAAAATGCAGTCTGGGAGACCAAAAAAGAGGAGACATAGAGAGGTTGATGAAAATGAATTCAAGTTAAGCAAGAAAGGGCAAAAAAGTGTGAAGTGTAGTGTTTGCAAGGCCTCAGGACACAACAAGGCCAGATGCCCAACCACTCATCCTTCTTCAGCTGctggaaaatgaagaaaaagcaagaaaaataaggtataattttgatattttttgatgatttttcatttcttaaGTGAATTTGTTATTTGTGAAGTGTAGTATCTGTCAGTGCTAATGCTATATGGGTTCATTACTTAGGCCTCAACATCTAAGGCATCACAACCCTCTCAGTTATCGCAGCCATGCACTCAGGAAGCTCCACAGCGTTCATCTCAGCCAACTCAAGCCTCTCAAACTACTTCAAAGTCTACTGCAAGATGtcagaaaaggaggaggaatgTTCCATGATTCTGCTTTAATGTTTTAGGTTGTTTAAGGGTTCATTTTGTTATAGTTGAATATGCCcttatttttttggaaacaacTTTCCGATAGATCTTTAGTATTTTGGACAAATCTTTGGTGTTTTTGGTActcttattttggtttttggaaGAACACCTTGACTCATTAGTTGTTAAAGTTGTGGtcttttgatacttttgtgtgaATTGGAGGGTGTATATTGAACTTTATTGTGAATTGAAAGTTGTTAACGATTGAATTTTGTTGGTAGTTGGTAGTTTAAACGATGAATTTGCAGATTTGGAATAGAAAGTTGTGGAAATTCTTTGGAATAGAAATTTGCAGATTTGCAGATTTGGAACAGTTGGAGAAATTCTTTGTTTCTAACACTCACACCACGCCAGTCATCCGATTAACAGAAACACCATTTGTGTGATCTCACACTATCTCGCGTTTTTTTTCTACCTCTTGAATTTGTTGTTGTATTAGTCATCCGATTAACAAAAACACTATTTGTCCCTatgtcgtttttttttttcctacctcTTAAATTTGTTGCTTAATACAAACGTCCACACACAAAATTCACTTTCAATagttaggccatctctaaccgaaggtTGGCTAGatgactcgttttagccctctggccctccaagatattaatattttaatgaacagtacatggccatatttgcctccatctccaattaaggccaaagggccatagggctcgttttagctctgtcacaaaaaaccgtctccaaccaagggccaaaAGGTCATaaggtcaaacataatttattatttaaatttaaaaactacaacaacttaaatttaaaaactacaaacaacttaaatttaaaaaactacaacttatgtttaaaaactacaacttaaatttaaaaactacaacaacttaaatttataggaaaaaaaatgagaatttgttaatattttttttataaattttggcccaaaaaattcaaattcaaatccaacggctagttgacaTCAGCTAGCCATTgatagctgacgtcagctagcctttggatttgaatattttttggCTATAAATAGGATGGATAGTGGATTATAATTCACacacctttgaattcaatctatttcatTTCAATCTCTTTAAATTCAAGTTTACAATGAATTCCAATTTTGGATCCTCTTAAAATTCCAAttgggggtcctcatccaattctgaattggaagaaaaatgggcgtagatgagacgagaagatgaggagtctgatgaagaagatgaagcatggTGCAACACACAATATGTGGTAGCTATGGTTGCGGCCATGGTTTGTCAGCCAAttgaggaacaacctcaatggggtgaCTCTGTTGCTGGTCactcttacaaaccacgaaatAGAGTAATGACGCATTTTAATCTGAtaaacaactacttcaaccccaactcaaTGTACACAAAAGATGATTTCAGACGTCGCTTTCGGATGAGGCATCATGTCTTCGACCGTGTATTTCATGATGTCTATTAGGTCAATCTATATTTTCAATAAAAGCTGGACAGAGCAAGCTACCCtagtttctcacctcatcagaaggttactgttgcactaagaatgatggcctatggctccccagctgatttgatggatgaaacccaaggtatgtctgagtctacatgccttgatacttTTGCTGAATTCTGTAACGTAATTGTTCAACTTTACAAAAAGGAGTACCTCcgcgagccaaatcaagaagatttGGATTGGCTCATTCGCAAAGCTGAAGACCGTGGGTTTCCaggcatgatagggtcattacATTGCATGCATTGgaattggaagaattgtcctACCGGATGGCAATGAGGCTTTAGCAGAGGTCGAGAAAGTCAACTATTATGTTAGAGGCGGTTGCCTTGTATGACATATGGATCtagcatgctttctttggagtccttgaatcccaaaatgacattacagttcttggcgcgttcacccctcttcaataacTTGACGGAAGGTAAATCACCTtaacttgactactacatcaactATCGTTAgtacaatatggggtattacttggcataTGACATCTACCCAAAATGGgtgacacttgtccaagcaattccaaaccctaaaaATGACGTTGAAAAAtgttttaccttacaccaaaagGCATActggaaagatgttgagagagcttttgGTGTTCTACAAGTACGGTGGAAGATCATTAAGGAACCGGCAAGAGGGTGGAatcgagaaaatttggactccatcatgatgtcttgcatcatattacacaacatgattgtggaggatgagcgagatgggtatattgatggagagtctgaTGACGACCAAAaggatccaaataggtcaagaagggtttgtgcaaaaatatatgatgggcctaatttgcctttcaatcaaagaacttgtagtatctctataaatgagtacatgaggcgctATAGGATGATAAATTcccgtgccacaaacaagtacctacaacataatcttgttgcacatctttgggccaaaagaagcatggagtaggcatttaagttttatgttgttaaatgtttttaaaaatgttgtttaagttttatgttgttaaatgttcttttatgttgtataatttttatgttggttaatgttatttaatgttgtttcatgttacttaattaaatttaatgttgtataatggcttaggaagttataggattttttttttgtaaaatagaagttatagaaaaaaatagaatttaaaaaaaatatatgaaacagattttgtaaaatagaagttatagaaaaaaaatagaatttaaaaatagaagttataggaaaagaaatttgtaaaaaaaataaaaacaaaataaaaatgtaaaaaataaaaaaataaaaaacaactgCTAGCTAATGTCAGCTAGTCGTTGTATTTAAATTGTTGATCTAGCAttcctgtcggatataaccgacatgaatatATTATATTGATGTCGTTATATCCGACAGGAATACTCAAATTTCTGGACCAGCTGATTGGCCATTTGGCCCTTGTTTATCCAGTGGGGCcatgagccctttggcctaaccCTCGTTTGGAGACAGTTTTCAGGCGTTGTTCGCCCATCTGGCCCATCTGgaccattcggttggagatgatcttacACAATAAGTTTGCGGGAGGGTgttcccaaaagaaaaaaatgtagtTTCTTTTCTAAATGTTAAAAATAGAAGAGGGCTTTTGGTACTTTGCTGAGTGTTTGGCTGCCAACATAAGTGCTTTTAGGACTAGAATATCATAGTTACAAGACATTCCAAGGTACTTAATTCTTTATCAATTAAACATAAGTAAAATTCCACAAACGTGAAAAATGTAGGATAATGGAGATCAAAATTTCTCTTGTTtttgtggaaaaagaaaagaaacaactTGATTGACTATTGAGACGGCAATGGGCCCCGCAACCAATACATGTTTAAGAACTTAATACTTTTCAAAGACGGGTGATGGCTCGTGGCAATGCTATGCTATTGACTTGTCCATTCTTGaattaattttcttcttttttttttcccatatgTTTTTTTAGGGCTAATCCGTCAGATTtaaaaagattttcaaaatttaattttttttcgcaTTACatcttgaagttttgaaattgtatCAGTTTAcaatttttgtccttttgaatATAAAATACTCCGTTAAATTattgagttttgtttttgtttttatgtttttgtatgGGGTGCAATTTTGGCTTATACGGGGCTAACTAAGATCTTACACTTAATAtgtcattagtttttctttagttggaaactttaatgaaaaactctcggtattgttcattttaatgaaaaatcacatttttatactaaaaagttaatcctggtactattcactttatcatttattttgtccttatagttaaaactcaaagttttcaaactcttttcattagttttcctttagtTTAATGAAGAATCAAACAATCAACTCGACCAAAGACACAAATTGTTACATTTTAATATCTTATGgtacaaaatgagaaaattaaaactttgtAGCCCATTTTGATGGTCACCCTAAACTTCAAGAGAGTGAAATGTAGTTAGTTCTACTTTTTATTGTttaatgagctaacaatatTTTACAGCCTCTAAATTTGAGGTGACgaggttttaattttctcacatgCAGTAATCATGTgttcaaagaaaacaaaaaataaaatttcatgatCCATTTTAAAAACCATACTAAATCTCAAGGTGTGTGAGACAATTCTCACGCACCATTTTTAGCTTCTTAcacacttttatttatttatttatagtcaTCAGATTGAATTAATCAAACGCAAAAAAACTTATTAAGTGTGTGAGAGAAGCTGAAAAAGATGAATCACTACAGGATGACTCATTGGTTGAGGACGAATTACAGGCCCGTATTTCACATGACACGTCTTGTATTAGATTCCTAGCACTGGTGAATCACAGAATGATGGGCGAGGGAGACTGAAATGCCTTTTTGGCCCCCAAAAAAGTAGATTGCCATGACAAAGttaccagttttttttttttttttttttttttttagaaaaaaataataaaaaaggaaaactaattaaaatggcttgaaaactttgaattttaagataatgacaaaataaagcataaagtaaatagtactaaaattgactttttaggataaaaatgttgttttttgttAAACTGAATAATACTgtaagcttttcgttaaaatttttaaaaataaaaagctgaAAAGGATGTCCTTTAAACTTCAATTTTGATTATATTTTCTATGGGTCCACAGTTTTGATGCCACTTCAGTCAACGATTGCTGAAGATGCCTTGCTGAGCTGAATGTGAAAACTCCAAAGGGATCAAAGCAAAGACCCAGAAAGAAAAGAtggtttctttttttaattttcccacTTTCTCTTTTGCTGCTATAAAAATTTACCTCAGAAATTAAAGGAACgggtctttttgtttttgttttgggttttttttttcttttcaatcagGCCCTTCAAAGAAAGGGTCAAGACTGGGGCAAAGAGGGAGTCTTCAGTCTCCCCACAAGCTTAAAAGACAACTTATTTCTCAGATTACAACTTTCCAAATtacccaaaagagaaaaaaagagaaaggaaatcCCTTTTATTCCTCTACTTTTGAAATATTCTCTGTATTTTTGACAGGGTTTCTGTGGTGAACCGATTGCCAATTTTCCCGGGAAAATTGGGTGCATATCCCCGGAAAATTATGGGGAGAAGATTGATGGTGCTGTGAGTTTTGGTGGGCATGTGCTTTTTCTCAGGTATGTCTCTTGaactttatcttcttcaaccaGTGAAGACTTTTGTGCTGACTAAATGGGGTCTTTGGAATTCTGGGTTATTTGCATATTTGATGTTTAATGGGGTCCTTCTGGATTGCAATTTGAGCccaaaattgaagaaagaagGTGGAAAATGAAGCATTATTAATTTCAGATTTTTGAATTAGGACTACAACTTACTAGTATCTGTGCTTTCTAATTCTCTGTGTTGCAAATGCATGATATTTGTTGCTAGGGTCTGCAAgaagtaattttttttgggttcgCTAATCGTTTCTTCTGGGATTTAGTGTCTAGGATAGTTCTGTTAATTCGGTTGTTGAGAGAAGTAGGAAAAGAAGAACTAGTTTTGGTAAATTAcaaatttttcttgatttttttaatgaaaaaaggGACCTAGACTTCATTAGAGCCAATACAGATTTATGAACGAGCTTACTCTCCGTCATTTAATTGTTGATAAACTAACCAAAACAACCTTTCTTTTGTTCGCTGAGGAAATGGAAGGGATAGTGAAGAAACTGGCAGTTCTAGTGTTACTTCATGTTGTTTTGATTTCTGAAAAATGGGTAATTGAAGACTAGTGAGTAGATTCGGGACATTGAGCAGGAGCGGAACCCTCAATGTGTCGAATTAAAGATAATACAAGACTTaattctcagcaaccaaacagaaaatttaTAAGCAGTTTtcagttttgtgtgatttttatTTGGTGCTCTTAATGCTGAGTTGGTCCATATGTGTGTGAGGGAATACATTCAAGTGTAATCATTCTAGTGAAGCATTactaaaactaagaaaatacTGTGATATTTCAGATTGAAAGGTATATAGAGAAAAATGGAAGGTACAGCAGGCATGAAAACTATTTCGGATCAGAAGCTCGAGGTTGTTGTCCTGCAAGGCTTCTGCTTTTTTTGTCAGTTGTGCAATCAAATGGAAAATGAGGATCTCACTTCCTAGTGTTGGTGAGTTTCAAAATGTTGGCAGTAGACTTGGTTTCAAATGCTGCATCTCCTCCGGCTTCAGAAATCATTTCTCAAATAGTGGAGGCCATTTTAGAAATTTCAGCTGCTGCCGGGGACGTCCTTGTTAAGAAGGATACGTTTAAAGAGCTTTCAACTTATCTGGAAGGGATAGTCCCCATCTTAAAAGAGTTGAACAAGAAAGCTGTTCTTCATTCTGAGAGCTTAAACAATGTTATGGCCATTCTTAACCGAGAAATCAGAGGTGCAAAGCAACTGACACTTGAGTGCAGGAAGAGAAACAAAGTGTATCTCTTAATGCATTGCCGAACAATAGTTAAGCGCCTAGGAGACATTATGAAAGAGATCAGTAGGGCTTTAGGTCTTCTTCCCCTGAGTTCACTAGA is a window from the Pyrus communis chromosome 16, drPyrComm1.1, whole genome shotgun sequence genome containing:
- the LOC137719771 gene encoding uncharacterized protein, with protein sequence MRREDEESDEEDEAWCNTQYVVAMVAAMVCQPIEEQPQWGDSVAGHSYKPRNRVMTHFNLINNYFNPNSIASYPSFSPHQKVTVALRMMAYGSPADLMDETQGMSESTCLDTFAEFCNVIVQLYKKEYLREPNQEDLDWLIRKAEDRGFPGMIGSLHCMHWNWKNCPTGWQ